One window of the Rhipicephalus sanguineus isolate Rsan-2018 chromosome 2, BIME_Rsan_1.4, whole genome shotgun sequence genome contains the following:
- the LOC119383064 gene encoding uncharacterized protein LOC119383064, which translates to MLALEAMSSVRPLHAFATPVVARVAGVPKFRRFNDRCRCMASHPRPQPVAATLSSAMHCSRWPWQLLRPAQQTSVTPGQSTTVLRRWAHTTSSLRDDDDAAGGAGSVLQENKWPYRDRNITVTTCADLYKSWRGTRRGYSSAPTNGLPVPVSFVHTGMDRSERAGPTPAAQTEGRPSRRPVVVILTGAPGSYTDFVHLIPFLDRNGVDVVAPAWPDLAFSRQSGCWWHSSEEKTNLALDFLRAVGVTEADMLVAHSSGAYPAMRLICREDGLKVKSLTLLAPAGYSQINVMRPGWFTSLLSRLYQQPLTQRMVNTLALAFLVATRHPLRRDIDNVLLAMKAMLYADKAQFKKDAEVVAARKLPVLVAISDNDKLIDLPVSLETVGILGGSPESTWYYDHERRLKKRGNGNGSIKTLRFEKGTHYLFTRCADVINDEILDLLKRTSKL; encoded by the exons GATGCCGCTGCATGGCTTCTCATCCTCGTCCCCAACCTGTCGCTGCCACCCTGTCCTCCGCCATGCACTGCAGCCGTTGGCCGTGGCAGCTGCTGCGACCAGCGCAACAAACGTCGGTGACACCGGGTCAGTCGACCACCGTCCTCCGCCGCTGGGCGCACACCACGAGCTCGCTGCGAGACGATGACGATGCGGCCGGTGGTGCTGGGTCGGTGCTGCAGGAGAACAAGTGGCCCTACCGCGATCGCAACATCACCGTCACCACCTGCGCCGACCTGTACAAG TCGTGGCGGGGCACTCGTCGCGGCTACTCCAGCGCACCAACCAACGGCCTTCCGGTTCCGGTCTCCTTCGTGCACACGGGTATGGACCGCTCGGAGCGCGCGGGTCCCACGCCGGCCGCTCAGACCGAAGGCAGGCCCAGCCGTAGGCCCGTGGTTGTCATCCTGACCGGTGCCCCAGGGAGCTACACCGATTTCGTGCACCTCATCCCTTTCCTGGACCGGAATGGCGTCGACGTCGTCGCACCGGCCTGGCCAG ACCTGGCCTTCAGCCGCCAGTCTGGATGCTGGTGGCACTCGAGCGAGGAGAAGACCAACCTCGCCCTCGATTTCCTCAGGGCCGTCGGCGTCACGGA GGCCGATATGTTGGTGGCTCACAGCAGCGGCGCCTACCCTGCTATGCGCCTCATCTGCCGTGAGGACGGCCTCAAGGTCAAGAGTCTGACTCTTCTCGCACCGGCAGGCTATAGCCAGATCAA CGTGATGCGGCCGGGCTGGTTCACCTCTCTTCTAAGTCGTCTGTACCAGCAGCCATTGACTCAGCGCATGGTGAACACCTTGGCCCTCGCCTTTCTGGTGGCCACACGCCATCCGCTGCGCCGGGACATCGACAATGTGTTGTTGGCTATGAAGGCCATGTTGTACGCCGACAAGGCACAG TTCAAGAAGGACGCCGAGGTTGTGGCGGCGCGCAAGCTGCCCGTCCTGGTGGCCATCAGTGATAACGACAAGCTTATCGACCTTCCCGTCAGCCTCGAGACGGTCGGCATCCTCGGCGGCTCGCCGGAGAGCACCTGGTACTACGACCACGAGAGGAGGCTCAAGAAGCGTG GGAACGGAAATGGCTCTATCAAGACCCTACGCTTCGAGAAGGGCACCCACTACCTCTTCACCCGCTGCGCCGACGTCATCAACGACGAAATCCTCGATTTGCTGAAGAGAACCTCCAAGCTATGA